GGCGGACTCGGTGGTCAGTGGGTACTTGATGATGGCATAATGATCCAACCTGGACAATATTGGACATTTCTTAGTGCTGCAAATGTCTGGAGCAACATGTTGAGCATGATTTTGGTCATCTTATCATTGGTGCATCAGTCGTTATAAAAGCTTGACACATGGCATGTTCATACTTTGATCGCTATTCAGCATCACTTGCACCTTTTGTCACCATAAGAGAGGTTCTTACTTGTTTCTGCGGGGGGCGCTCTTGCGGGGGTACTTGGGCTGCCGGCGCAGACGGAGGGTCTTGGGACGATGGAAGGTGGGAGAAgtcctgattttctttttcttatggCTGTGGACGCCTTTGAGAACGGCTTTCTTGGCCTTCAGAGCCTTCGATTTGACCTCCGTCTTGACGGGAACCGCTAGAATGTTAAAGGAACGGCATGCGATATTAAATAACGTGTTGAAAGTCATAGGACCATTTTATTTACTGGTGCTCGTCAGCAAACGATTTTGTTCAGATAGCATGCTTAGTCTTGTGAAGCTAATATGGTCATCTTCATGATAAACAACCATGACTACGCCTAAAATCGACAACTACAATAAACGCGATCCAAACACTGACTATAAGATGATCGGGGAAATCTTTCGACATAATGACTAAATAGTCAGATCGGTACTATTAGCTTAGCCTTGGAGTAGCCGAGCATGTCCCGGCAGACCAGTAAACTCGCACGCGTTAACAAGGTTGCGGGCCTTTAGTTGGCATACGTGGGAAGTAATCATGAagacttttgttttcttgttgtcTTTGGTATGTCGATGTGCCCATTAAGCCACATGTTTGCCGAAATTTGACACATGAAAATGTTCAGACACGAACCTGCCTTCTTCACCTTCGGTGCCATGTTGGGGAAAGGAAGTTAAAGTGGGGTTTCCAGCGCTATAATGCAAGGGCGAGATAAAGTGTCGCGATATTTGGGCTGTGGTGAGACTTACACGTCATCGCTATCGCGTACAGGCGATGGCATTGACTTGCTGTGGAACTTTATATACTCGcacattgatttttatttttttccgaaCACTTCTAGTTTTAACGTTGTTTTATGTTCTTCTCTTAGCTGTCCATCGCGTTCGATAATGATGATGGGTAACACCACCACTAAAAAGACAATAAGATATGAACGACGtaagtaatttatttatttatcaaaacacaaatcattaaatcatcatcaaatacatttaaattcgcaaaaataaataataataaacgatGTGCGCCTCCCGCCAATTGTCCGAAGTTTTAAAAATGTCCGGTTGAATCCGGAAGTAGTCTATTCTCCAAAAGTCGTCAATCACTACACGTACGTCGTACCAGAAGGGAACCAGCCCCATTTGTTTGTACCAAATATTCAAACTATAGTGAAGGTcgtcaacattttttaaatacaccTTAAAACGTATACAATGTATCACTGAAAGTTAACAAATTTAATAATTTAGCGGCAAACTTTCTAGGTACTATTTCAGACAGAACAACAAACGTGGAGGACAGACCGGGGCAAGTTGGGGCATTTCTCCACTGGCTGAACGACGACGGAACGTTGGTTAAGGTAACGACTTTATCATTTTGATTAGATTCTCTATAACTTGTTTGAGTTTATGAATGAAGTCATATTTAATTCCGGCTAAATTTAAAAGTTTCCAAAGTTGTTTGGGTGAACTCGTCTTACAGGTGTCAGCTGTGTGCGAGGCGTTATTATTTAAACTAATGGCACTTTTTTGGAGTGTTATGAATGATTCTATGACAGATATCCGTTTTTACCGGGTTTTGGCTTATCTGTCGTTCTTTCGGAGGCGCATTGGTCATGGTTGCACCGTAAATTGTATGAAAAGAAGACAGAatgcaaagaaaacattttgtcatAAATATAAAACTTTTATTGCAATGGTTTTGTTACGGCGTTGGCTTTACATACATTTCTTCTATGTTCGCTATGTAGGCCATTCAATTCTCCAACCATGAATTAAAAAAGCAAAAGCTAAGACTGTAACAGATATATTTTTACTGTCAaatgtgtgtttgaagtgactgTACAGCAGCTGAGCACGGGTTATTTGTCTTGCATTTTTTCCAAGATGGGCACAATCATGTCAAACTTGGGCCTCTTGGCGGGGTCCTCGTTCATGCACAGCTTCATCAGCTTGCAAATGTGAGGCGAGATCCCTGGTGGGATGGTCGGGCGCAGGCCCTCCAAGGCCACCTGCAAATAGGTAGCGCGGTTACCGCAAGTATGGCAAACAAGGTGATCTTTGGACTAAACCTGCTTACCTTCATGCCAATCTCCATGGGCGAGAGGTGGGCAAATGGTACCTCCCTGGTTACCAGCTCCCACAGGAGTACGGAGAAACTCCACATGTCGGCCGATCTCCTGTTGATGTCTTCCGAGCGCTTCTGGAGAGCTGTCATGTCACAAGATGTGTCTTAGCTTATGGAAGGAAGGTTTTATTGTATTCGTAGAGAAGGGAAGCGATACCTTCTGGGGCCATCCAGGCCGGAGAGTACATGCGCCCGGCACACTGGAAGGAGAATTTGGCATCCGCCATGCTTATCCTAGCAGTCATGTCTTCATCAATCTGCCAGTTGATGAACACATTTAATTTAGCCTACCAGAATCCTATCTAGATATTCTTTTTAGTACAGATAAATGCATCCTAATTGTCCGTGGGTGCCTTGAAATCCAAGTCATAGGAAAGTGAAGTATAATCGGCAGCCTCACCATGACGTGTCTGCTGTTGAGGTACAGCCTTGCCACCAATGGCTCTAGCGTGTGGAGAAAGGTCATGGCGCTGGCGATGTCCAACGCAAACTTGACCGCTTGGCTTTGGTCTACCACCAGAGCTGAAGACCACACGGGACAGAAAACAAAATACTCATTGCTGCGTTGTTTTGTTTGTAACGTGCGAGAGGAGGACGACTCACTGGTGCCCTGGTGGAGAAGGTTGTAGAGAGATCCGTACGGCATGTGAGGGCTGATGATGATGGGGTGAGGGGCCGGGGGGGACTGACACGCTCCCAGAACTGGCAGGATGTTGGGGTGGGAGAAGATCCtgcacaacaaaacaaaacattttgtccCTTTTGGCCACCGTACAGTGACTTGTTGTCGGGCCATgcggtttgttttgatttttaatttcaatatcGTACTTTCTTTGAGTTAGTtgagtgcaacattttaccGTAATTTGGGATGCTCCTCGCTGAAGTCTCGGCTCTTCCTTGTGCTCCAATCCCTCACCTGCAGCACCTTCACCACCACCTCGTCACCCTGCCAGCGACCCTGCCAACTCTGTGACGTACACGTAAACCTTACAATGCAGCATAAATACAAACAACGCACACACGAATAGGCGGAGTGAGACGCAAACCTCTCCTGAGTGGTTTTCATTGATTTTGGCCAGCAGTGAAAGTTGTTTGTAATCAATGCCCGCCTGCTTGTTGAGGGTGCCGTTACCTGAAGGCaaagaaaatatgaaataaaaaagattaatTTACTTGTCAAGAAAAAAGTGTTCGTATCAAGTGTGCGCTGACTGACGAGGCCTGGTCCtcatggtgcccttccagaagGTTTCCTTGTAAGGAACCTTGGTCAAACTCTGTCCCAGTTTTTCTGCCTTTTCTGAATCAATCAAACAGAGCGACATATTGTCAGTGCTTCCTTAAAATCTGAATAATTTATGAATGATTCCGATCTGACCTTGAAGCAGTTGCCTGAGATGAGGCTTGGCCTTATCCAGTGGTGTCTGCCCGTACCGGTTGCACATACACACCTGAGCGCCGCTCACCACCAGATCCTATACACGTgatatagtaaaaaaaaaaagaagtaatatATAGCTACCATACAATGAAACTGAAAAGTTAATTCCAAACTCTTATACAATTTTTTAGATACGCAATAGGGGTAGTCATATAAATACATTATTGTGATTATTGTTGGTGCCATTTTTCTACAGTAGGGGGCGTACTCGGTGTGAAATGTAGTGTACCTGTGCTACTGCCTCTTGTCCCCAGAAGCATGCGTAGTGCAGCGGCGTGTTGCCGTGCTCGTTGACCGTGTTGGGGTCCGCCTTGCACTGAATTAACTGCGCGCCACATGAAGACAATGATGTCACTCCACACGATGACATCATCGAATTGTACACGTGACGATGGCCTACCTTGGCCACAATGTCTGCGTGGCCGTGGCTGGATGCCAGATGCAAAGGGGTGTCATCGCCACGGTTCATGACGTTGATGCGGGCGCCCCTCATGATGAGCATGTCCACTAGGCCACTGCGCCCCTCCCGGCAGGCCCAGTGCAGCGGGCTGAAGCCGTGGTCATCCCTGGCGAGAGCAAAGTTGTTGTTACGTGTCGGACGTGTAGTCAAGATCCTTTTGAAGTCGGTGTGTATTGCTCTTGCGTGACAGGTAACGGCATAAAATGTGTGAAAGGGGCACGATAACTTGAGGTCAGATGATGTTCTTCACCCCTAATCTTTATTTAGACTCCAGTGCATGCTCTCTCACGCTGCGGGTGGTCTGAGGCTCACCACACGCCTGGCGCACTGATAAACATGCCTGTCAGTCTTTTTAAGCACGCTTGACAACTGCCAGGCAGGCGGCCTGTTGAAAtcatcaccacacacacacgcacatcctGGGTCTGTGTGCTGTTTTGACTGTGGATTATTTCTAGTTGTTGTGTGTTGATGGGTCAGTTGACGGTGTTTATTTCCGTTGTCTTGAAGGACTAATAAGAGGAGTCATCGTACATTTTGCGTGTGCATGCAGTTTGGGAATCACTGCCGGCGTCAAGTGATGTCACACTCTGAGGATTCCTgagctataaaaagaatccagGAGCGGCTGAGGGGCCGAAATATTCCCAAGCGGCTCATCATGAGTGCATTCCAGATGCAGCGATGGAAAACATGAAGAGTGACCAGTCCTTCCGTACTGGCTTGGCCCCGCCCACACAGGAAACGAGGGCTGTCAAAATACATATATGGTCTGGACTGAAAATGAGCTTCCTTTTCAGGGAATGCCGCTCGTATAATGACCTGTGTGGCGATGACGTCATTAAAACGACCAAACTGCATGCTCAATATGGAAACTATTTAATGGCACGAACACACTTCAGTTTTTTCCTTCCAGTTTAATTTTGTCTACTCACCCTAAATTGAGGTCATTCTCTGTGTTGTCCAACCACAGGCGAACCGCCACCGAGTTACCCTCTCGACATAGTGTGAAGATATCATCCATGTTTACACTGGGCTGCTTCTTGAAATCCCGTTTGGAGTCTGGGACGTGCAGCTTTAAATGCGGTGAGTAAAAATCAACTCAACAAGCACAGCCAAAGTTGCGGGGGAGACATACAAACAAACGAACGGAACAAGGCAATGAATTAAAGGAGCTTACCGTGAGTGCTCCTTTTCCGTTTTTCCCAGCCAGTCTTTAAAAAGTTCTTCCCCAGAAGCGAGGAAGCGCGGTGGGTGCGAGAGTTCGCCCCGCCCCGGGGGTCGTTATCCAGACTGCTGCGGTTGAATGGGCCCGGTCCGTAATCGTGGAGCTCGGGCGCCCCCTGGCGGACCATTTTAGCAGCGCGGCTTTCTTGTCGCCATGACGTCACTATTATCTCGTCAAACATACCCGCGCCAGCATCATGCGACTCTCCTTATATGGAATTGTAATGAGAGACTTTTTGCGATGAACGTTCATAATTTGGTGAAGTGGATTTATTGCTTATTTTATGACGTGACACGATAAATGATTCGAATGTGCAAACAAGGTGATATAAACATGGCAAGTCAAGTCATTTGTCATACTCTGGTCATATTTACACTCATATTCGGCAATGTTGTTTGCCTCATTGTAAGGCTGCCTACCCCCTTTTCGTCCTCCTTTTTTGTCCTCTgtcttttcttccactttgtttttcaccttgttgttgttgttcctaCTTCTGCGCTTGATCTTGTTGCTTTTCTAGCTTTCACCTCCTCTTTGCTCCTCTCATGTTCCTCTGCCACCTCTATTTGCTATTCCTCTTCCACATCCTGCTCACCCGTGAGTCTCTTTCTCCTCTCATGCTCACTTCCCTGGTTCTCCTCCCTGCCACTCTGATCTCTCCGCCTGACTGATCTCTGGGGTCTCCATCACTAGATTAGCCCTCCTCCTCATCGCGACCAAACTCCGCTTggccttcttcctcctcctggtGGTCATCCAGCGCCTTCTCATTGCTCTGTACCTCCTCCCCCTCATGACCACCCATCGCCTCCCGTTCTCTCTCCTTGCCCTCAACCAGCGTTCCACCCAAAGCCTCCTCAGCGCATCGTTCCATCGGCCCACGGGCGCCTCCTCAAAGTCGGTCTCCTTGTCGTGGTCGCCCATTGCCTTGGTGTTGCTTTCCCTCCCCATCTCCTCCTCAAGGTAGTTCTCATCGACCTCCATGGCCTCCTCCTCTTGCACTGCCCCTTGCACTGTGTTTGTCTCCCTTTCCTTGCGGTCGTCCTcctgctgctcctcctcctctttctcctcctcctttttttcctGGCCACCATCGTTCTCCTCCTCATGATTGCTGCCCTCCTCACTGCCACTGTCGCCCTCGCTGTCactttcctcctcagtgtcactCTCGTCATCGTCCTCCGCCTGGTccgtctcctcctcttcctcctcgctgtccgtgtcatcctcctcctcctcatcgttATCGctgtcctcctcctcatcccggTCACTTCCCTGTTCGTTGTcgctttctttctcctcctcgtCGCTGTCCCTGCCTTCCTGGTTTTCACTCCCTTCGGCTGCCTGCTCCGCCTCCCCCGCCTGGTGGCGCTCTTCCCCGTCTGGGTCATTTTCTCTctcgttctcctcctcctcctctgggcCACTCTCCTCAGAGTCACTCttgtcttcttcctcttcctggtCCTTCTGCTCATTCATGTTCTCCTTCTGGTAGCtcatttcctcctcctcctcctcctcctcctctccatgCTCCTTCACATGAGGACTCctgttttcctcctcctccttttctcgATCATTCTTTTCTGCCTCCTCATGGTAACAAATCGTCTCGTCATCCAGATGATCGttttgctcctcctcctccatctgctCACCGTCCTTCCCACAAGACATTTTCTCTTCCTCCAGGAGAACGATCTCGGTTTCCTCCCTCACCCAGTCAATCTCTTCCTCTTGCTCGTTGTCTTTCTTCTGccttgcctcctcctcctcctccccctcagcTTTCTCCTTGCAACTCTTCTCCTCCCGGTCATTGTCTTTCTCCTCACCCTGGTCTCTCCCCTCGCTCTCCTCCTCTCCACTCTTATTCTCCTCATCGGCGTGGTCACTCTCCTCCCGCTTTTCTTCTTGGCAAACCATTTTCTCCTCTTCAACATCTTCAGcccctttctcctcctccttcatctcCTCTTGGATGGTCCTTCTTTCCTCCCCCTTTTCGTAACTCCTGTCCTCCTGGGTCCTCTTCTCCTTGGTGTGATCATTGCTtttgctctcctcctcctcctcctcctcctcttggctgctccttttctcctcctcttcctcctgatCACCCACTTTGTCTGTTTCAGTCTTTTTCTCCTCTTCTTCATTATcactcctctcctcctcctgctcttcaTTCatcccctcct
The Syngnathus typhle isolate RoL2023-S1 ecotype Sweden linkage group LG15, RoL_Styp_1.0, whole genome shotgun sequence DNA segment above includes these coding regions:
- the rpl23a gene encoding 60S ribosomal protein L23a yields the protein MAPKVKKAAVPVKTEVKSKALKAKKAVLKGVHSHKKKKIRTSPTFHRPKTLRLRRQPKYPRKSAPRRNKLDHYAIIKYPLTTESAMKKIEDNNTLVFIVAVKANKHQIKHAVRKLYDIDVSKVNTLIRPDGEKKAYVRLAPDYDALDVANKIGII
- the LOC133168354 gene encoding integrin-linked protein kinase-like isoform X1, with the protein product MDDIFTLCREGNSVAVRLWLDNTENDLNLGDDHGFSPLHWACREGRSGLVDMLIMRGARINVMNRGDDTPLHLASSHGHADIVAKLIQCKADPNTVNEHGNTPLHYACFWGQEAVAQDLVVSGAQVCMCNRYGQTPLDKAKPHLRQLLQEKAEKLGQSLTKVPYKETFWKGTMRTRPRNGTLNKQAGIDYKQLSLLAKINENHSGESWQGRWQGDEVVVKVLQVRDWSTRKSRDFSEEHPKLRIFSHPNILPVLGACQSPPAPHPIIISPHMPYGSLYNLLHQGTTLVVDQSQAVKFALDIASAMTFLHTLEPLVARLYLNSRHVMIDEDMTARISMADAKFSFQCAGRMYSPAWMAPEALQKRSEDINRRSADMWSFSVLLWELVTREVPFAHLSPMEIGMKVALEGLRPTIPPGISPHICKLMKLCMNEDPAKRPKFDMIVPILEKMQDK
- the LOC133168354 gene encoding integrin-linked protein kinase-like isoform X2; protein product: MLIMRGARINVMNRGDDTPLHLASSHGHADIVAKLIQCKADPNTVNEHGNTPLHYACFWGQEAVAQDLVVSGAQVCMCNRYGQTPLDKAKPHLRQLLQEKAEKLGQSLTKVPYKETFWKGTMRTRPRNGTLNKQAGIDYKQLSLLAKINENHSGESWQGRWQGDEVVVKVLQVRDWSTRKSRDFSEEHPKLRIFSHPNILPVLGACQSPPAPHPIIISPHMPYGSLYNLLHQGTTLVVDQSQAVKFALDIASAMTFLHTLEPLVARLYLNSRHVMIDEDMTARISMADAKFSFQCAGRMYSPAWMAPEALQKRSEDINRRSADMWSFSVLLWELVTREVPFAHLSPMEIGMKVALEGLRPTIPPGISPHICKLMKLCMNEDPAKRPKFDMIVPILEKMQDK
- the LOC133168354 gene encoding integrin-linked protein kinase-like isoform X3, whose product is MISSHYVERVTRWRFACGWTTQRMTSIYNFALARDDHGFSPLHWACREGRSGLVDMLIMRGARINVMNRGDDTPLHLASSHGHADIVAKLIQCKADPNTVNEHGNTPLHYACFWGQEAVAQDLVVSGAQVCMCNRYGQTPLDKAKPHLRQLLQEKAEKLGQSLTKVPYKETFWKGTMRTRPRNGTLNKQAGIDYKQLSLLAKINENHSGESWQGRWQGDEVVVKVLQVRDWSTRKSRDFSEEHPKLRIFSHPNILPVLGACQSPPAPHPIIISPHMPYGSLYNLLHQGTTLVVDQSQAVKFALDIASAMTFLHTLEPLVARLYLNSRHVMIDEDMTARISMADAKFSFQCAGRMYSPAWMAPEALQKRSEDINRRSADMWSFSVLLWELVTREVPFAHLSPMEIGMKVALEGLRPTIPPGISPHICKLMKLCMNEDPAKRPKFDMIVPILEKMQDK